The Aethina tumida isolate Nest 87 chromosome 5, icAetTumi1.1, whole genome shotgun sequence genomic sequence aGATTAATTATGGcatatatcattatttttatcctGTAAccacaatgattaaataaaatattatgtagttTAATTGTGACCTTAAGCAGTTATTTAAAAGTGTCTGATTGCACTTTctcttcttaaatattaattgaggaTTATTCGATATAATGTTGACACACttacagaataaaataaacttattaaaaattgtcgatGTGATTGTTGcgtaataaattaacacaagCAATAGATAATGTTTGTTATACATATTGTCAGCAGATGGGAGAAAGTAAAGGCAATTTCTTCCTCTGTGACATAAGATTTCATAAGCGCGAAAGGGAAAGTATATCCACGCATCAACTACTTCAGACACgcacaaattttacaattataaaaaccaattttcaataacatgaaataaactaattgCACTTGATACGCAATTTAGATTACCTCACGACCGGATAAGcctataaaactatttaaagtaggaacaataaaaatgataaacaatACCACTTGAAAACATAAGCTTGATTTATTGTCTTAAAGATTTGTTCTGTTTAAACtccaaacaataatatttattgtagtgcaattacaataaattagtcAATTGTCGCAAATACAGAAGCTGCtgtaaatcaattattcaaatatttgtaattccCTAGGTGCTGGTCCAATGTCTTGTCAGCAGTAGTATTGAATCTGCAtaatgaaattcaaataatgttataacAAGTAATCCTACATTGGTAAAAAACTAGTATCATTTGTCAAACATTCGTCAGACTCACCTTCACCCTAACCGAACatttttctgaataaaatatgaataatctaaaataaagcGCTTTATGGTTCACTTTCTCCCTCACTTTATAATCAAATCCACGATAAATCTTCCCTGGAAGTTCATATTGCTCGGCTTCGCCCGGCTTTTTATTAAGGACTTTAAAATCCTCTAAATAAACTTTTCTGATTCCTCGGTCACAGATAAATGTTATCTGGCAAGGAAATCTTGTTGACCCTGACCTCTCTTCTTATGTTATAAGCTCCGTAGCTTCAAATTCATATGCCTGAATTTACAATTAGAAAAGGGATTATTGGTATTACAAGGGAAACTGTTCCAGAGATGGAAATCATTCCCTAAGTCTTTGTATATTtccttctaaaaatattttttccaatcctatttaatgaatgatagaatatatgaatttgacgagaatataatttacattatattgtTTCTATCTAAgtttatgatataaatatcatttactTTTACTAAATAGCAACTCAATAGTggggaaaaaatatataaattaataaaaaactagtaTTACCTTTCTCTTTGATAATGTTTTCTCCCAATTTATAATCGATTTCCAGGTAAATTTTCCTTGAAACGTCATGTTCTCTGAGCTCCGAAGGCATCTTGACTAAGGCCTTCACATCTCTCAGACAAACTCTGCCAATCTGACTGTCACAAAAAGCTGTGTCAAACGACCTAGTTGTCTCTTCACCAGGTTTAGTCTTCTCTTTAAACGAAAACTCCTTTTTGGTGATGCCATCATAGTTGATTATACCTAGTCCATTCAACTCATTGTTGTTACACCGTGACTTAACCCTCAAATAATAAGCACCAACATCTTGatcagttttcaaaacaaagtCCATACGTTCACCCTTTCCTATGGTGGCCGAACTAGCTTCGTATGGCGTTATGGGGTTGCCATCCAAAGCAATCACTTTAATTTTGTGGTTATCAACGGATATTGTTATAGGACAACCCATGTAACCCGATGTATAAGCGGTTCTAAACCTGTAACGCTTGCCTTTCCTGACTGTAAAGGAAGCGAGGGACGATTTCCCTTCAGGCGGAGACTTCCCGTTGATCAAAAGCGCCTTTGGCACCTCTTCCTCCAATATCAGATCCCTGGACAAGTCCCTGGACCACTCGGATATCAAAATCACATGGTCCTTCGAATCAACATCGTACAACTTGTGGTGCGGCTCAATTTTTTCCGCCTGCCTGACGATCAAGGCACCAAACAAACCATCCGATCTGTCGGAGTCGGCGAACGCGTGGTAGAAATGAGTACCGGGGGCGGAAGCTCTGAACTTGTACTGGAAAGTCGTGTAGCCCGGAATGGGACACTGCGAAATCATGGAACTGCCGTCCATAAATGGGGCTTCGTGGTTCGGCTGTCCTCTCCAGTGGATGTTCAGGGTGTGGCTtggaattttattgattacatCAACGACCAATATATCATTTTGACACACTTGTATGGGAGGGCCTGGCAACTGTCTGTTTGCTGTGATGATACCCCTGGCGTTGCCGTCGGCGGTGGCACACAGCTTGTTGTCGCAATCTGACGAGTTCGACGGGCAGTTTTGGCATTCACTGCAAATTTAATACGTTAAGTGTTAAAGCAACTTGAGTGTGTTAGTTTAATGTCATACCTGGCCATTGTCTGGTACATTTCTATGTTCAGCTTGACTCTACATATCATGGGCCAGTCCAGTTCGTGGCACGGCCTATCACAGCTTTTAAATGATTGTTctgaaatagaaataattatgtaaacttGCAGTTTTTGTTTGGTATCAATAGTAAAAACGATAGATGGTTaagaaagttaaatttcaaCTTTGTTTTTATGGGCTTTCCATTCCAGCGTGATGCAGATTTTTAGTACAACAcacttctttattatttattatagtcagatatatattttgtttaaattttaagcatATCATGGAGACGGCATTTTGCATAGGGTCATAAAGatcatacataaaatacttactatatgaaagttttattattattaaatcttggTACTTTGTCGAGACACTTTACAACTAATTGGGTGtcgtattttactttattaacttATATCATGTTATACtggcttatattttaaaaattcatttactaTTATCTCcctgaacaaaaataaaacgactcaacttaaaaattaataaaccctGGTTTtggtttgattaattttttaatggttgATTAACGAAATTTTGGATATCAccatagataaaaataaattgtaacacGGTTTCTCTTTCAAGCAACAACAAAAAGATAATCGAAAGTAAAGAGTTATCACGTTAATTCTTGGGTAATTTTCCATATAAGCTTATAGCAGGTACCATTCGACACCGTGGAATAATGGAACTTTCTCTGAATCTCGTTTAGGAAAAACGAACACCGTGCCGTTTTGAACGCTACAACAATCGAAATGTTTCCTgtcactttttatatattgactTTTACTTCAGGAAATAATTCATGATGGAATATTccgaaacaaataaaagtttcaataTGAGATTTCatcattcataaataattgttgattAAAGTAATCACAAAATAACTGCATTTTATTGCTGTACCTATGTATTTACACGCacgtgtattaattttaaatgtaatgtgACTGCTTTACAAGCTTAAACACTattgttttcagttttatatttgatacgGTTATTGCTGTGTTGGTGtatattttacgttttattgATCATAAACTCAGGTGTTTGAAAAGGTTAATTGTTCCTATTTGACacacaaatatatttctaataaaaatactgaccttcctgttttaaataatgttgttaACAGGTGAACTTGCACAATCAATATCCCAGttaatgtttttgttgaacttatttatatgttatatttataataaattaagaagttATGAAGGCATATTGTGTACAcattttttggaaattatttctcataaaaatgttgacctaacctttttcacaaaattgttaacataattaattctcCAATTAATGTTGCAAATAGatgttattgataaatttttgaattgtactacgctacaatatttaaacacgTATTTAAGTACTTTTAAAACTACGAAATTCATCAaagatttcaaaataaattaagaagttttgaaggcattaatatttatacaaatattttttgaaattattttggaacaaatttatttctcataaaaatgttgacttttaaacaaaattaatacataattaataattaatttccctATTAATGTTGCGAATATAgcatattattgataaaattttgaattgcaCTCTGTTACTTAAACAtgtatttaagtatttctacaaaatttcaaCACCTAAACCAcataaaaatttccaaataataagttttgttACATTCAACAGTAAGAAATGAAATCTATTTTAACTAAGGAAGTTGCTCAATACATTTCTCGTTACATGTTCCAAATTTAtgagttttatttatgataattaaatgtcAACACAGAAATCAATTTAACATTTGCTTTAGCCTGAAACTATAATTAACAAGTTCTGAAGGCATTTCTATGAATTAAATACTGTTTTCTTCTATCAATgtgcacatttatttttaacataaatgttGACCTTCCTTTTtgcacaaaattattaacaaataaacttatataattaatacccCAGTTAAAACGTGGCATATTGTtggtaaatttttgaatttaaacatgtataagtatttctaaacaaattttcaacacCTAAACCACATAAAGATTTCAAAAGAATAAACACTTTACAACACTTTTAACAAAGAAGCTCAATATAACACTCATTGCATGTCccaaatttatgatattttt encodes the following:
- the LOC109599114 gene encoding uncharacterized protein LOC109599114; translated protein: MSRNKEKMSAAQILIIRLCIVLGMVAAVMTILYLTPIPEQSFKSCDRPCHELDWPMICRVKLNIEMYQTMASECQNCPSNSSDCDNKLCATADGNARGIITANRQLPGPPIQVCQNDILVVDVINKIPSHTLNIHWRGQPNHEAPFMDGSSMISQCPIPGYTTFQYKFRASAPGTHFYHAFADSDRSDGLFGALIVRQAEKIEPHHKLYDVDSKDHVILISEWSRDLSRDLILEEEVPKALLINGKSPPEGKSSLASFTVRKGKRYRFRTAYTSGYMGCPITISVDNHKIKVIALDGNPITPYEASSATIGKGERMDFVLKTDQDVGAYYLRVKSRCNNNELNGLGIINYDGITKKEFSFKEKTKPGEETTRSFDTAFCDSQIGRVCLRDVKALVKMPSELREHDVSRKIYLEIDYKLGENIIKEKGEFRDLRSKIYTINNLTFTYPPSPVLTQPDDMPADLPCNELNMPEKCNGKLTSLCECFHVEYIPLGATTEIILIDRGGDEQEHIFHMHGYSFYVVGKNTFDHPLSNEEAKALDAKDMLIKRNLNSPVLKDTIRVPRNGVVALRFIATNPGFWILKDEQSKSWTRGLDIVFQVGHVADMVPTPKNFPTCGNFIGPDFFLL